A stretch of Mesorhizobium sp. M2A.F.Ca.ET.046.03.2.1 DNA encodes these proteins:
- a CDS encoding ATP-dependent DNA ligase, which translates to MRKPAAGVRLSFIPPLLPILVDKPPEGDGWIHEVKFDGYRSQIVRDEGGVRIFTRRGLDWTAKYRDLVKAAGELNAASAIIDGEIVVLDEAGHSNFGELRKAITRRQHDLYFVAFDLLHLNGHDLRDMPLIDRRDILEALLPEGQRIQFSQALPGDAKSIFHLIDQAGLEGMVSKRKNSVYRSGNSTAWLKIKSYAIDEYDLLGVEREPGKPAFALMAERGTGRYVGAAFITLSREMRERLWQRVQDRSGPPPKGMKRPATQWVKPGLIGRVKHLRGEDDLRHASLQDFRED; encoded by the coding sequence ATGCGTAAGCCTGCCGCCGGCGTCCGGCTATCCTTCATTCCCCCGTTGCTGCCCATCCTGGTCGACAAGCCGCCGGAGGGCGACGGCTGGATTCACGAGGTAAAATTCGACGGCTACCGCTCACAGATCGTTCGCGACGAGGGCGGCGTTCGCATCTTCACGCGCCGCGGGCTCGACTGGACCGCGAAGTACCGGGATCTTGTCAAAGCCGCCGGCGAGCTCAATGCCGCAAGCGCCATCATCGACGGCGAAATCGTCGTCTTGGATGAGGCGGGACATTCGAACTTCGGCGAGCTACGGAAGGCCATCACTCGGCGCCAGCACGACCTTTATTTCGTGGCGTTCGATCTGCTGCATCTGAACGGCCACGATTTGCGCGACATGCCGTTGATCGATCGGCGCGACATCCTCGAGGCCCTGCTACCGGAGGGCCAGCGCATCCAGTTCAGCCAAGCGTTGCCGGGTGACGCCAAGTCCATTTTCCACCTGATCGACCAAGCCGGACTTGAGGGCATGGTGTCGAAGCGCAAGAACAGCGTTTATCGGAGTGGCAATTCGACGGCGTGGCTGAAGATCAAATCCTATGCCATCGACGAATACGATCTGCTCGGCGTCGAGCGGGAGCCCGGCAAGCCGGCATTCGCGCTAATGGCCGAGCGCGGGACGGGCCGGTATGTCGGCGCCGCCTTCATCACCCTGAGCCGAGAGATGCGCGAGCGGCTCTGGCAGCGCGTGCAGGACCGTTCCGGGCCGCCACCCAAGGGGATGAAGCGGCCCGCGACACAATGGGTCAAGCCGGGCTTGATCGGCCGCGTGAAACACCTACGTGGCGAAGACGATTTGCGGCACGCTTCGTTGCAGGATTTCAGGGAGGATTAA